One Leptospira bouyouniensis DNA window includes the following coding sequences:
- a CDS encoding phosphorylase: MLTFNSELTLVTCAFDGEIDLLRDNSNFPNVKAMGIGNLEQAVQVFDYLTQNPNIKQIVFLGSCGVYPWSQFQIKDIVSPDAVYAKEIAASLGFAKQLPMDPLFYSLQNDPNFPNGVCNAPTCITLHELNDPPESSWKEFAIENLELFGLAKVANLFKIPITAYLVVTNRVGPNGSFEWQSNWREFSNHLQNTFLTL, from the coding sequence TTGTTAACCTTTAATTCAGAATTAACGCTCGTTACTTGTGCCTTTGATGGAGAAATCGATCTCCTCAGAGACAACTCAAATTTTCCAAACGTGAAAGCAATGGGAATTGGGAATTTGGAACAAGCGGTACAAGTTTTCGATTATCTAACTCAAAATCCAAACATTAAACAGATTGTGTTTTTAGGTTCTTGTGGAGTTTACCCATGGAGCCAGTTCCAAATAAAGGATATTGTTTCACCTGATGCCGTATATGCAAAAGAAATTGCAGCATCACTTGGATTTGCCAAACAACTTCCAATGGATCCACTTTTTTACTCATTACAAAATGACCCTAATTTTCCCAATGGAGTATGTAATGCACCAACTTGTATCACACTCCATGAACTGAATGACCCACCCGAATCAAGTTGGAAAGAATTTGCCATAGAAAACTTGGAATTATTTGGACTCGCAAAAGTGGCGAATCTTTTTAAGATTCCTATCACTGCCTATTTGGTTGTGACCAATCGTGTTGGTCCGAATGGTTCTTTCGAATGGCAATCAAATTGGCGCGAGTTTTCAAACCACTTACAAAATACCTTTCTAACACTTTAG
- the argC gene encoding N-acetyl-gamma-glutamyl-phosphate reductase, which yields MKQSKIAIIGAGGLTGKELTSLLAHHPHFQLVHITSNQVDGKHIREVFPELSHVPDLVFQKHDSPVPEDAHIVLATPNEVSLEKAPYYLNEGKKVIDLSGTFRLHDKTKFEKAYQFNHSKFDLMEKVEFGLPELFREKIKNANFVSNPGCYATSAILPIAILGNLRKNIQGPVIVDAKSGVSGAGGRTEEIKFAYTHVYENFRAYKILSHQHEPEIEEYAFVGSDPKEIYFTPHLLPVYRGILSTIYITFDKPIDSNQIQEKLQSVADKEPFLRLYKSPEEIELKKIQNTNFLDLGFKTKGNTLVLVSALDNLVKGAAGQALQNLNLMFGYPETLGLVNL from the coding sequence ATGAAACAAAGCAAAATTGCAATCATCGGTGCAGGTGGTCTTACTGGGAAAGAACTGACAAGTTTACTGGCCCACCACCCTCATTTTCAACTCGTTCATATCACATCCAACCAAGTTGATGGGAAACACATCCGAGAGGTTTTCCCTGAGTTAAGCCATGTGCCCGATTTGGTATTCCAAAAACACGACTCTCCGGTTCCAGAGGATGCACACATTGTCCTTGCTACACCGAATGAAGTATCGTTAGAAAAAGCCCCCTATTATTTAAACGAAGGGAAAAAAGTCATCGATTTGTCCGGAACATTTCGTTTGCACGATAAAACTAAATTTGAAAAAGCTTACCAATTCAATCATTCAAAGTTTGATTTGATGGAAAAGGTTGAATTTGGATTACCTGAATTATTTCGCGAAAAAATAAAGAACGCAAACTTTGTCTCTAACCCAGGATGTTATGCTACATCTGCCATTTTACCCATCGCCATCCTCGGAAATCTAAGAAAAAATATACAAGGACCTGTCATAGTGGATGCAAAGTCTGGAGTGAGCGGGGCTGGCGGAAGGACAGAAGAAATCAAATTTGCTTATACACATGTTTATGAAAACTTTAGAGCCTATAAAATTCTAAGCCACCAACATGAACCTGAAATAGAAGAATATGCATTTGTTGGTTCCGATCCAAAAGAGATATACTTCACACCTCACCTACTTCCTGTTTACCGAGGAATTCTATCAACAATTTACATTACATTTGACAAACCTATCGATTCAAACCAAATCCAAGAAAAACTCCAATCTGTGGCCGATAAAGAACCTTTCCTTCGACTCTATAAATCACCAGAAGAAATTGAGTTAAAAAAAATTCAAAACACCAATTTCTTAGATCTTGGATTTAAAACGAAAGGGAATACACTCGTTCTTGTTTCTGCACTTGATAATTTAGTCAAAGGAGCCGCAGGCCAAGCATTACAAAATCTCAATTTGATGTTTGGATACCCGGAAACCTTAGGTCTTGTTAACCTTTAA
- a CDS encoding sensor histidine kinase, protein MIIGYIGGIFIAKMEGVQIEFGYQLTPQGPNRVVVVLEILKVILLVSKTVCIVKLVSFLLDILENNHQKLSEELNQRETSLIQNDRIVTLGSLASNVAHEIKNPLAGIKSMVSYLLSEEKNYLSNVEPLWYEKEKRILWKHRTKKEKREEMDMILQLFPFLERKDLFYFADRCIELGIDYRSFEEISSDDKDAWHFIFLWLKYKTMENANLLIANAIDRTEKVISTFQQFSKPFNSKEKEYVRIGEGVRDILILYNQYWEMNRILITEIDDQLKTYVNESAMKLVWSHLIFNSIQATQSKTGEIKVIVKMNDANSIEIRVIDNGVGIPKDLHKNIFQPFFTTKEKGEGIGLGLSICKSIVTEQGGSISFRSEPGKSEFIVTLPIIEKNPENEV, encoded by the coding sequence GTGATCATAGGTTACATAGGAGGAATTTTTATCGCAAAAATGGAAGGTGTTCAGATTGAATTTGGATACCAACTAACTCCCCAAGGTCCGAATCGAGTCGTTGTTGTATTAGAGATTTTGAAAGTAATTCTTCTTGTATCAAAGACGGTTTGTATTGTAAAACTTGTTTCTTTTTTGTTAGATATCTTAGAAAACAATCATCAGAAATTGTCAGAAGAACTGAACCAAAGAGAAACAAGTTTGATTCAAAATGATAGGATTGTAACACTAGGTTCGCTTGCATCCAATGTTGCACACGAAATTAAAAACCCACTGGCTGGGATAAAATCAATGGTTTCTTACCTTTTATCTGAAGAAAAAAATTATCTATCCAATGTAGAACCACTTTGGTATGAAAAGGAAAAAAGAATTTTATGGAAACATCGAACTAAAAAAGAAAAAAGAGAGGAGATGGATATGATATTACAATTGTTTCCATTCCTGGAGAGAAAAGATCTCTTTTATTTTGCAGATCGGTGTATTGAACTTGGAATTGATTATCGAAGTTTTGAAGAGATCTCATCTGATGATAAGGATGCATGGCATTTTATTTTTTTGTGGCTAAAATACAAAACAATGGAGAATGCCAATTTACTCATAGCCAATGCAATTGACCGTACTGAAAAAGTTATCTCCACATTCCAACAATTTTCAAAACCATTTAACTCTAAAGAAAAAGAATATGTGCGAATTGGTGAAGGGGTACGAGATATTCTAATCCTTTATAACCAATATTGGGAAATGAATCGAATCCTAATCACGGAGATTGATGATCAACTTAAAACGTATGTTAATGAATCTGCCATGAAGTTGGTTTGGTCACATTTGATTTTTAATTCTATACAAGCTACTCAGTCGAAAACGGGGGAAATCAAAGTGATAGTAAAAATGAATGATGCCAACTCAATTGAAATCAGAGTCATCGATAATGGAGTGGGAATTCCAAAAGACTTACATAAAAATATATTCCAACCTTTTTTTACAACAAAAGAGAAAGGAGAAGGCATTGGTCTTGGTTTATCCATTTGTAAATCCATTGTCACCGAACAAGGTGGCTCGATTTCCTTTCGTTCTGAACCAGGAAAATCGGAATTCATTGTCACACTTCCAATCATTGAAAAGAATCCAGAAAATGAGGTTTAA